The Mycolicibacterium aichiense region TCCCACATCTTCGAGGCCGATCTGTACTTCGTGCCGCCGAAGAACCTGCGCGAACGACTCTCCCAGGAACTGGCAGCGGTGACCTTCAAGGAGTACGCGTTCCAGGACGCCAACACCCTCGAAGCCACGCAGACCCAGATCGGCACCCGCGCCGTACTGGATTTCCCGCTCTGCGATCAGGAGATCCTGTTGCGCCATCTGCACCACACCGCGCACAAGTACGTGGATCGGTACAAAGAGTCATTGGCCGCCGGGAACGGAAACGGGGCGGCCGCCGCGCCCAGCCCGAGGGCTGAAGAAAGGGATCCAGCAAATGTCTAAGTTGCCAGCGGAATTCGCCGATCTGGAGCGCTTCAGCGACTGGTGCCTGCCCACCGAGGAAGAGCGCTATCAGAAGCGACTGAACTCGACGATGGCCGAGATGCAAGAGCTGTATGACGCCGGCTTGGCGCGACTGGAGGACATTATGGTCTACGTCGACGCCCGCTTTCCGCTCCAAGGCATGCCGGAAGACGCCAAGGCTCTGGTACACCTAGGACAGTCGATCGTGCAGGTGAGCTTTCCGGTCGAGGTGTGGAAGCAGCCCCGCGTGCTCGACAGCGGCGCCGCGTATATCGAACTGATCAAGGAGCCGGTGGTCTAGGTTGTCTGCTCTTCGCGCAAGCGGCTCGTCGCCACGCGCAACGACCCTCAAGGCAGCCGGGTACGTCGACGTCGACGCGGGTGAGATCGTCCGCCCAGGCATCGTGAAGGTCGAGGGCGACCGGATCGTCTCCGTCGGGGGCGAAGTCGACGAGAGCTCCGATGTCATCGATTTGGGAGACGCCATCCTCCTTCCGGGGTTGATGGACATGGAGGTCAACCTCCTGATGGGCGGCCGGGGCGAGAACCCCGGCCTCTCGCAGGTACAGGATGATCCGCCCACCCGGGTGTTGCGCGCGGTCGGCAATGCCCGCCGCACGCTGCGCGCGGGTTTCACCACGGTGCGCAACCTCGGGCTGTTCGTGAAGACCGGCGGCTACCTGTTGGACGTCGCGCTGGGCAAGGCGATCGATGCGGGCTGGATCGACGGTCCGCGGATCGTGCCTGCCGGGCATGCCATCACGCCGACCGGCGGGCATCTGGACCCGACCATGTTCGCCGCGTTCATGCCGGGCGCCCTGGAGCTGACCGTCGAGGAGGGTATCGCCAACGGCGTCGACGAGGTCCGCAAGGCAGTGCGCTACCAGATCAAGCACGGCGCGCAGCTGATCAAGGTGTGCGTGTCCGGGGGCGTGATGTCGCTGACCGGTGAGGCAGGGGCGCAACACTATTCGGACGAGGAACTGCGGGCGATCGTCGACGAGGCGCACCGGCGCGGGCTGCGGGTGGCCGCCCACACCCACGGCGCCGAGGCCGTCAAGCATGCGGTGGCGTGCGGGATCGACTGCATCGAGCATGGCTTCCTGATGGACGACGAGGCCATCCAGATGCTGGTCGACAATGATCGTTTTCTGGTGACCACCCGCCGGCTCGCCCAGGCGATGGATGTCTCGCACGCACCGAAGGTGTTGCAGGACAAGGCTGCCGAGATGTTCCCGAAGGCGGAGACGTCGATCAAGGCCGCCTACGAGGCCGGGGTGAAGATCGCGGTCGGCACCGATGCACCCGCGATCCCGCACGGCAAGAACGCCGATGAACTGGTGACCCTGGTGGAATGGGGGATGCCGCCGGCCGCGGTGCTGCGGGCGGCCACCGTCGTCGGAGCCGACCTGATCAACGTCACCGACCGGGGCCGGATCGCCGAAGGACTGCTCGCCGACATCATCGCCGTGCCCGGTGATCCGTTGTCCGACATCACCGTCACCCAGAACGTCACCTTCGTCATGAAAGGCGGGAAGGTCTATGTCAACAAAACGGACTGACGACATCGTCGAGATCCAGCAACTGCTCGCCCGCTACGCGGTGACCATCACCCAGCTGGATGTCGAGAATCTGGTGAAAGTCTTCACCGAAGACGGCACCTACAGCGCGTTCGGCGAAACCTATTCACTGGGACGGTTCCCCGAGCTCGTCGACGCCGCACCCAAAGGGCTGTTCATGACCGGCGAGTCGCTGGTCGAATTCGACGAGAACGACCCCGACAAGGCCACCGGCACCCAGCCGCTGTGCTTCATCGAGCATTCGGCGCACGACATGCGCATCGGCTACTACCGCGACACCTACCTGCGGACCGAGAAGGGGTGGCGGTTGAACACCCGCGCGATGACGTTCATCCGGCGCACCGGTGTGCACGATTCGGGCCGCCCGCACGCGATCGGCCGGCCGGCCGGCGGATGACCACGGCAGCCGAATCCGGCACGACCGCCGACGAATTCCGCAACGACCTGCGAGCCTGGCTCGACGCGCACGATCTGAGCCCCGGCCCGGATCATTCGCTGCCCGCCCATATCGAGCAGATGAGCCGGGTACGCCGAGCCCTCTACGACGCCGGATGGATGCGTTACGGCTGGCCGGAAGAAGTAGGCGGTCTGGGCGGCTCGGTGATCATGCGGATGATCGTCGCCGAGGAGGTCCTCGGTCGCAACATCGCCGAGCCTGGTCCGTACTCGATGATGGAAGTCCTTGTGCCGACCATGATCTCGTACGCGCGGCCGGAACTCGCCGCCGAGATGGTGCCGCGCTATCTGCGCGGCGACGAGCACTGGTGCCAGGGTTTCTCCGAGCCCGGCTCAGGCAGTGACCTGGCATCGCTGAGCACCAAGGCCACCTTGCGCGGCGACGCGTGGGTGATCAACGGCCAGAAAGTGTGGACCAGCTTCGCCCAGTTCTCGAAGCGCTGCGTCCTGCTGACCCGGACCGGCTCGCCGGAAACGCCTAAACACGAGGGCATCACCGCGTTCTTCGTCGACATGGACTCCCCCGGCATCACGGTGCGGCCGCTGCACACCATGCACGGCGTGGACGAATTCTGCGAGGTGTACTTCGACGACGTGGTGGTGCCGGCCGATCGCATGCTCGGCAATCCCGGCGATGGCTGGCGGCTGGCCAACGACCTGTTGCCATTCGAGCGATCCACCTGTTTCTGGCAGCGGATCTCCTACCTGTTCACCCGGTTGGACCGCCTGATCGCGGACGAGACCGACGCCGGTGACGCTGAGCTCGGCGCGGCCTACCTGGCACTGCACACCGTGCGCTGCAGGTCGGCGGCGACCCAGCACCGCTTCGCCGAAGGGGCGAAGCTGGGGCCGGAGACCTCGATCGACAAGGTGCTGCTGGCCGGTGCCGAACAGCGCCTCTACGACACCGCACGGGATGTGCTGCCCGGGGTGCTCGAGCTCGACGAGACGCCCTGGCGTTCGGAGTTCCTGTACTCGCGCTCGGCCACCATCTACGGCGGCACCGCGGAGATCCAGCGCAACATCATCGCCCGCCGGCTTCTCGATCTCGGGAAGGAGTGAGACGTGGACGACGGCGAACTGGGAATGCTGGCCGACACGCTCGAAAAGTCGATGAGCGCCGCGGCGGTGGAGGGAACCCCCAATGTCGAGGATGTTCTGCGCGACCTCGGCTGGCTGGAGATGCTCGACGAGATCCCGGCTGAGGCAACGGGCTTGGTGTTCCGGCTGTTGGGCGAGACCGGCACGCATGCCGGTGTGATCAACGACGTCGTACTCGCGTCTACCGGGCGCGCGCCGGGCGGCACCATCGCGCTGCCGTACACCGGTGGGCGCTGGGTGAGGTGGGAGCGCACCGACGGCGTGCGCTCGGCGATGGATCCCGAACTGCCGATCGGCACCGTCGACACCGGCTCGGAGGTGCCGGTGGCCAGGGGCCGCCTCGCGCTGGGTTGGTGGCTGACCGGTTCCGCCCGGGCGATGCTGAGGCTGGCACGCCAGCATGCCGTCGACCGGGTCCAGTTCGGCCGTCCGATCGGGTCGTTCCAGGCGGTGCGCCACCGGCTCGCCGAGACCCTGGTCGCCGTCGAGGGCGCCGAAGCGGCCTTGTCGGTGGCCCAGAGCGAGGGCACGGATCTGGCCTGTCTGTTGGGTAAGGCGGCTGCTGGTCAGGCGGCATTGACCGCGGCCAAGCACTGTCAGCAGGTTCTCGGCGGTATCGGGTTCACCGACGAGCACGACCTGCACCGGCACGTAAAGCGAATATTCGTGCTCGACGGGCTGCTCGGCTCGGCACGTGATCTGACCAGGGAAGCCGGGTCGGCGATCAGGTCGCTGGGTCAGGCTCCACGGCTCGGAAATCTGTGACGTACGCCATGGCGGCGAATGCGCTGGTCACCCGTTAGACTGGCCGGAACAAAAATTTTGGTCAGTATTGAATTGAGAACATAATTCTCGTCGCTGAGAGTAGTACTCTCTTACCGTGAGCAACATCGGAAACCGCATCCGCACGTCTCGAGCCCGGCAGTGAACAGCCCGAGCGAAGAGCCTGCCTGGAAGCAGCGCGCCGTCGAGCGGTCTATCCGGACCGCCAAGGTGCGCGCCGGGCAGCGCGTGCAGCGATTCCTCGATGCCGCGCAGGCGATCATCACCGAAAAGGGCAGCACCGACTTCACCGTGCAGGAAGTCGTCGACCGGTCCCGACAGTCGCTACGAAGCTTCTATCTGCAGTTCGACGGTAAGCACGAGCTACTGCTCGCCCTGTTCGAGGATGCGCTGAGCCGAGCCGCCGACCAGATCCGGGCCGCGACGTCGGCTCAGACCGATCCGCTGGACCGGCTCAAGGTCGCCGTCACTCTGCTGTTCGAATTGTCCCGGCCGGATCCGACCGCGCGCCGGCCATTGTTCACCGACTTCGCCCCCCAGCTGCTGATCTCGCATCCCAATGAGGTCAAGGTCGCTCACGCACCGCTGGTGGCGCTGTTCGCCGAACTGATGGACGAGGCGTCCGCTGCCGGCGAGTTGAGGGAAGACGCCAACCCTCGCCGGATGGCGGCGATGACGATGCAGACCATCATGTTCATCGCCCAGTCCAGCGGGGTCGAGGACGACGAGAACGTCCACACGCCGATCAGCGGGGACGAAGTGTGGACGTTCTGCTCGCAGGGATTCGCCCGTAAGTAAGCCGGTTCACCGCTCGACCGCGGGAGAAACCGGTTGAGCGATCAAGGCTTCCGCGGCACTGTACGGATCACGGCTTCCGTCGGCGACGGCTTGTGCCAGCGCGTCGAGATCCGGATGGCGATGCAGCCGGCTCTGCGCCAGTGACAACACCTGCGCGCGGGCTCGTGCGGTGCGGCGCTCGGCGGTGTCGGCGCGCCGGTGGGCCTCGATCGCCTCGACGAGTTCCCCCACCCCCTCGGCCCGGGCGGCGACCAGTGTCAGCACCGGTACGTGCGTCTCGAACTTCAGGTCGCGCACCGTCTGAGCGGCACCCTCTCGGTCGGCCTTGTTCACCACCACCAGGTCTGCGACCTCGAGCAGGCCCGCCTTAGCGGCCTGGACCGCATCCCCCGCACCGGGATTGAGAATCACGATCGTCGGATCGGCGACGGCGGCGATCTCGATCTCCGACTGCCCGACCCCGACGCTCTCGAGCAGGACGACGTCGAAGCCGAGCGCGCCGAGCAGCCGGATCGCGGCGGGCACCGCGGCGGCCAGGCCACCGAGATGGCCGCGGGTGGCCACCGAGCGGATCAGCACGTCGGGATCGTTGATGTGTTGCGCCATCCTGATCCGGTCCCCCAACAACGCGCCCCCGCTGTAGGGCGAGGACGGATCCACGGCCAGCACCGCAACCCGTTGTCCGCGTTCGCGATACGCCGCGACGAGAACCGCGATCGTGGTCGACTTGCCCGCACCGGGCGGGCCCGTCACGCCCACCACCGGGACCACGGCCCGGCCGATCTCGGTGAGCACCTCGTCGCGGCGGTCGCTCTCGACGAGGCTCAGCAGCCGCCCGACCGCGCGCATGTTCCCGCCGCGGGCCGCGGTGATCAGCTCGGCGACATCCATAGAGGGCAACGCTACGTCCCTACGTGATTGACCAAATCCGGTCGGTATGAGAATACTATTCTCTCAACTAGAGAGCGTCAGTTGCAAGAAGGGTAACGCTATGCAGATCAGTGGGAGTTCCGCCGTCGTCTTCGGTGGTGCAGGTGGCCTAGGCGAGGCGACCGTGCGCAAACTGCACGCGGCCGGTGTCAAGGTAGTGATCGCCGACCTGGCCGACGACAAGGGCAAGGAACTTGCCGCCGAGCTCGCCATCCCCTACGTCCGCACCGATGTCACCAACGACGACGATGTGCTGGCCGCCATTTCCGCCGCCGAAGAACTGGGGCCGCTGCGCATCTCGGTGGACACCCACGGCGGCCCGGCCGGCGGGGGCCGGCTGGTCGGCAAGGACGGCGCCCCGATGGAGCTGGAGGCGTTTACCAAGACCATCACCTTCTACCTGACCGCGGTGTTCAACGTGATGCGTCATGTCGCGGCCGCGATGGCGCGCCAGGAGCCCGACGACAACGGGGCTCGCGGGGTGATCATCAATACCGCATCTATCGCGGCGTATGAAGGCCAGATCGGACAACTGCCCTACTCGGCCGCCAAGGGTGGCGTGGTGGCGATGACTCTGGTTGCCGCACGCGACCTTTCACCGTTGGGCATCCGGGTGATGGCGATCGCGCCGGGCACCATCAACACCCCCGCCTACGGGAAGGCCGCCGACCAACTGGAGGCGTACTGGGGCCCGCAGGTGCCGTTCCCGAAGCGAATGGGACGCTCGGTCGAGTACGGCGCACTGGCACTGTCGATCGCCGAGAACGACTACCTCAACGGCGAGACCATTCGACTGGACGGTGCGCTGCGCTTCCCGCCGAAGTAGCGCCCGCGCCGACAGTAACGCCACGGCGGACTCCGGCCGGAATTCTCACCGTGGCGTTACTGTCGCGATCTACTTCTTGGCGATCAAGCCGTCGACGATCCTGTTGAAGTCGGCGGTGCCGAACGACACGTATTCGGCGAGGTTGGCGTAGTCCAGCGAGGCCATCACCGACTTCTCCAGCTGGATGTTCATCAGCCGCTTGGTGGCCTCGACCGCCTGCTGCGGGAGTTCGATGATCTTCTTTGCGCAGGCGATCGCCTCCGAGACCGGATCGGCCACAACATGATTCGCCAGCCCGAGTTCGACTGCGCGCTGCGCGGTGATCCGCACCCCGGTCAGCGCGAACTCCTTGGCCTGCAGCAGGCTGATCTGCGATCCCCACACCAGCGGCCCGCCGTCGGCGGCGACCAGACCGATGGACACGTGCGGGTCGGCGAAGAACGCGTTCTCGGCGATGTACACGACGTCGGACAGTGCGGCCAGGCTGCAGCCCAGCCCGACCGCCGGGCCGTTGACGGCCGCGACCACCGGGATGCGGCAGCGGACCATACCGATCACCAGATCACGGCCGTGCTTGATCGTCTTCTGCCGCAACGCTTCGTCGTTGCGCAGCTCGTCGAGGTAGGTGAAGTCGCCGCCGGCCGAGAACGCCCGGCCCGCACCGGTGATCACCGCCGCCCGCGCGGAGGCATCCTCGCCCAGCGCCTCCCAGATCTTGGCAAGTCCGACATGGAGGTTGTCGTTGACGGCGTTCAGCTCGTCGGGCCGGTTCAGTGTGATGATCCGCAGCGGACCGTCGGCCTGCACGTCGATTTCGTCTGGCATGTCGTACATGTCGTTAAACTCCCAGTCCAAGAATTCGTCCGGCGATGATGTTCTTCTGAATCTGTGACGTGCCGCCCATCACGCTTTGGGCACGGCTGTAGAGGTAGGCGCCGAACAACTCCTCATCGTCGGTGCCGACAGTGGCCAACGCGGCATGTCCTACCGACTGCTCGGTCCAGGTCATCAACAATTTGTCCAGCGACCCGTCCGGTCCGTGCTTGATGCCGTCGAGCTGCTCGGACAGACGCCGGCGCACGTG contains the following coding sequences:
- a CDS encoding metal-dependent hydrolase family protein, with amino-acid sequence MSALRASGSSPRATTLKAAGYVDVDAGEIVRPGIVKVEGDRIVSVGGEVDESSDVIDLGDAILLPGLMDMEVNLLMGGRGENPGLSQVQDDPPTRVLRAVGNARRTLRAGFTTVRNLGLFVKTGGYLLDVALGKAIDAGWIDGPRIVPAGHAITPTGGHLDPTMFAAFMPGALELTVEEGIANGVDEVRKAVRYQIKHGAQLIKVCVSGGVMSLTGEAGAQHYSDEELRAIVDEAHRRGLRVAAHTHGAEAVKHAVACGIDCIEHGFLMDDEAIQMLVDNDRFLVTTRRLAQAMDVSHAPKVLQDKAAEMFPKAETSIKAAYEAGVKIAVGTDAPAIPHGKNADELVTLVEWGMPPAAVLRAATVVGADLINVTDRGRIAEGLLADIIAVPGDPLSDITVTQNVTFVMKGGKVYVNKTD
- the meaB gene encoding methylmalonyl Co-A mutase-associated GTPase MeaB, giving the protein MDVAELITAARGGNMRAVGRLLSLVESDRRDEVLTEIGRAVVPVVGVTGPPGAGKSTTIAVLVAAYRERGQRVAVLAVDPSSPYSGGALLGDRIRMAQHINDPDVLIRSVATRGHLGGLAAAVPAAIRLLGALGFDVVLLESVGVGQSEIEIAAVADPTIVILNPGAGDAVQAAKAGLLEVADLVVVNKADREGAAQTVRDLKFETHVPVLTLVAARAEGVGELVEAIEAHRRADTAERRTARARAQVLSLAQSRLHRHPDLDALAQAVADGSRDPYSAAEALIAQPVSPAVER
- a CDS encoding SDR family NAD(P)-dependent oxidoreductase, with amino-acid sequence MQISGSSAVVFGGAGGLGEATVRKLHAAGVKVVIADLADDKGKELAAELAIPYVRTDVTNDDDVLAAISAAEELGPLRISVDTHGGPAGGGRLVGKDGAPMELEAFTKTITFYLTAVFNVMRHVAAAMARQEPDDNGARGVIINTASIAAYEGQIGQLPYSAAKGGVVAMTLVAARDLSPLGIRVMAIAPGTINTPAYGKAADQLEAYWGPQVPFPKRMGRSVEYGALALSIAENDYLNGETIRLDGALRFPPK
- a CDS encoding TetR/AcrR family transcriptional regulator is translated as MNSPSEEPAWKQRAVERSIRTAKVRAGQRVQRFLDAAQAIITEKGSTDFTVQEVVDRSRQSLRSFYLQFDGKHELLLALFEDALSRAADQIRAATSAQTDPLDRLKVAVTLLFELSRPDPTARRPLFTDFAPQLLISHPNEVKVAHAPLVALFAELMDEASAAGELREDANPRRMAAMTMQTIMFIAQSSGVEDDENVHTPISGDEVWTFCSQGFARK
- a CDS encoding acyl-CoA dehydrogenase family protein; translation: MTTAAESGTTADEFRNDLRAWLDAHDLSPGPDHSLPAHIEQMSRVRRALYDAGWMRYGWPEEVGGLGGSVIMRMIVAEEVLGRNIAEPGPYSMMEVLVPTMISYARPELAAEMVPRYLRGDEHWCQGFSEPGSGSDLASLSTKATLRGDAWVINGQKVWTSFAQFSKRCVLLTRTGSPETPKHEGITAFFVDMDSPGITVRPLHTMHGVDEFCEVYFDDVVVPADRMLGNPGDGWRLANDLLPFERSTCFWQRISYLFTRLDRLIADETDAGDAELGAAYLALHTVRCRSAATQHRFAEGAKLGPETSIDKVLLAGAEQRLYDTARDVLPGVLELDETPWRSEFLYSRSATIYGGTAEIQRNIIARRLLDLGKE
- a CDS encoding nuclear transport factor 2 family protein, with protein sequence MSTKRTDDIVEIQQLLARYAVTITQLDVENLVKVFTEDGTYSAFGETYSLGRFPELVDAAPKGLFMTGESLVEFDENDPDKATGTQPLCFIEHSAHDMRIGYYRDTYLRTEKGWRLNTRAMTFIRRTGVHDSGRPHAIGRPAGG
- a CDS encoding enoyl-CoA hydratase/isomerase family protein, whose product is MYDMPDEIDVQADGPLRIITLNRPDELNAVNDNLHVGLAKIWEALGEDASARAAVITGAGRAFSAGGDFTYLDELRNDEALRQKTIKHGRDLVIGMVRCRIPVVAAVNGPAVGLGCSLAALSDVVYIAENAFFADPHVSIGLVAADGGPLVWGSQISLLQAKEFALTGVRITAQRAVELGLANHVVADPVSEAIACAKKIIELPQQAVEATKRLMNIQLEKSVMASLDYANLAEYVSFGTADFNRIVDGLIAKK
- a CDS encoding acyl-CoA dehydrogenase family protein, whose product is MLADTLEKSMSAAAVEGTPNVEDVLRDLGWLEMLDEIPAEATGLVFRLLGETGTHAGVINDVVLASTGRAPGGTIALPYTGGRWVRWERTDGVRSAMDPELPIGTVDTGSEVPVARGRLALGWWLTGSARAMLRLARQHAVDRVQFGRPIGSFQAVRHRLAETLVAVEGAEAALSVAQSEGTDLACLLGKAAAGQAALTAAKHCQQVLGGIGFTDEHDLHRHVKRIFVLDGLLGSARDLTREAGSAIRSLGQAPRLGNL